A window of Panicum virgatum strain AP13 chromosome 8K, P.virgatum_v5, whole genome shotgun sequence contains these coding sequences:
- the LOC120646464 gene encoding vegetative cell wall protein gp1-like: protein MANSFFFRTEKASSIFYFPPNTQVIPGQDFVFRQKPKEEVDPRSSSSCVASSPHPRCVGRTQPTPGPHSRSLASSAVAPRFSLSLAPTPRPPRRPSPATPPLAVPRCAAPPPRPSPAAPPLAVLLVPPSCLRRRRRSRAALSPRVRLARRRRTLAALAPSRCQPPPAPPSILASVSPDAAAATPSLPSPPYCSAGLRQLGAANSRASSVASSTPPTHGPHPVGPPSSRRAPTRLYPLLGHLGAAEPRDSSAASSTPRLNENGAITPLRSGVTAPNCGVPDVPPRRVDLWCHCCGQLA, encoded by the exons ATGGCAAACAGTTTCTTTTTCAGAACAGAAAAGGCAAGTAGCATCTTCTACTTCCCTCCTAATACTCAGGTTATCCCTGGTCAGGACTTTGTTTTTAGACAGAAGCCAAAGGAAGAAGTGGATCCTAGGAG CAGTAGTTCGTGCGTCGCCTCCTCCCCGCACCCCCGCTGCGTGGGCCGAACGCAGCCCACTCCCGGCCCACACAGCCGGTCGCTCGCCTCCTCGGCTGTCGCCCCCCGCTTCTCGCTCTCCCTCGCGCCGACGCCtcgcccgccacgccgcccctcgcccgccacgccgcccctcgccgtccctcgctgtgccgcgccgccgcctcgcccctcgcccgccgcgccgcccctcgccgtcctGCTCGTGCCGCCGTCCTGCttgcgccgacgccgccgctctCGCGCCGCCCTCAGCCCTCGCGTCcgtctcgcccgccgccgccgcaccctcgCTGCCCTCGCCCCGTCGCGCTGCCAGCCTCCGCCAGCTCCGCCCTCGATCCTCGCGTCTGTctcgcccgacgccgccgccgccacgccctcgCTGCCCTCGCCTCCCTATTGCAGTGCCGGCCTCCGCCAGCTCGGCGCCGCCAACTCGCGCGCCTCCTCCGTCGCGAGCTCCACGCCACCGACCCACGGGCCTCATCCGGTAGGCCCTCCGTCGAGCCGGCGCGCCCCTACTCGGTTGTACCCCCTCCTTGGACATCTCGGGGCCGCGGAGCCGCGCGACTCCAGCGCGGCCAGCTCGACGCCACGGCTGAACGAGAACGGCGCCATCACGCCGCTCCGCTCTGGCGTCACTGCGCCAAACTGTGGCGTCCCCGACGTGCCTCCTCGCCGAGTAG